A DNA window from Aureibaculum sp. 2308TA14-22 contains the following coding sequences:
- a CDS encoding DUF4251 domain-containing protein produces the protein MKPQKVVLCCLLLLVSGTVLNAQSKRELRKQKKLAEYALTKKFVQNGQFVFMTQYVVTQTGDRTEAIGEGLLIEGDQTYADFPFIGNSNRGEIGGAKGIKFTTSGTVFDAEYNDKKRKIFIKFEAEGDNENYSVFLTILGNRRTTVQISSSARGIMSYEGKIQEVVINDSK, from the coding sequence ATGAAACCCCAAAAAGTAGTATTGTGCTGTTTACTATTATTAGTTTCCGGTACTGTTTTAAATGCCCAGTCAAAAAGAGAATTGAGAAAACAAAAAAAGTTAGCGGAATATGCGTTGACCAAAAAATTTGTCCAGAATGGGCAATTTGTATTCATGACCCAATATGTTGTAACGCAAACAGGAGATCGTACCGAAGCAATTGGCGAAGGCTTATTAATTGAAGGTGATCAAACCTATGCTGATTTTCCTTTTATTGGAAATTCGAACAGAGGAGAAATTGGAGGGGCTAAAGGTATCAAGTTTACTACATCCGGAACTGTTTTTGATGCAGAATATAACGATAAGAAAAGAAAAATATTTATAAAATTTGAAGCTGAAGGTGACAATGAGAATTATAGTGTTTTTTTGACTATATTGGGTAACCGAAGAACTACTGTTCAAATTTCTTCAAGTGCTAGGGGTATTATGAGTTACGAAGGTAAAATTCAAGAAGTTGTTATTAATGACAGTAAGTAG
- a CDS encoding amidohydrolase family protein → MIIDAHQHFWKYSPINHAWIDDNMSVIRKDFLPSDLKKVYQANNIDGCVAVQADQTLEETDFLLAMANENDFIKGVVGWVDLQATNVDEVLQHYTTSRKLNGFRHIVQGEPDPNFLLRPSFLNGVSKLEKYNFTYDILVFPHQLLTTLEFVKKFPNQKFVIDHIAKPHIKDGFYEGWAVLMTTIAQQPNVYCKISGMITEADYKQWTPKQIEPYMTLVLEAFGAKRLLFGSDWPVCLVAGNYKKVKDLVTNFIGTLSENEQADIMGNNAVEFYSL, encoded by the coding sequence ATGATTATTGATGCACACCAACACTTTTGGAAGTATAGTCCTATAAACCATGCTTGGATTGACGATAATATGTCTGTAATTCGAAAGGATTTTTTGCCAAGTGATTTAAAAAAAGTATATCAAGCTAATAATATTGACGGCTGCGTAGCAGTACAAGCAGACCAGACCCTAGAGGAAACTGATTTTTTATTAGCAATGGCTAACGAAAATGATTTTATTAAAGGTGTAGTAGGGTGGGTAGATTTACAAGCAACTAATGTCGATGAAGTACTGCAACACTATACAACAAGTAGAAAATTAAATGGGTTTAGACATATTGTACAAGGAGAACCTGACCCTAATTTTCTATTAAGGCCTTCCTTTTTAAATGGAGTTTCCAAATTAGAAAAATACAATTTTACCTATGATATTTTGGTGTTTCCGCATCAATTGCTGACTACATTAGAATTTGTGAAAAAATTCCCCAATCAAAAATTTGTTATTGATCATATTGCAAAACCGCATATAAAAGATGGTTTTTATGAGGGTTGGGCAGTATTAATGACAACAATAGCTCAACAGCCAAATGTATATTGTAAAATTTCAGGTATGATTACCGAAGCTGATTATAAACAATGGACTCCCAAACAAATTGAACCTTATATGACCTTAGTGTTGGAAGCTTTTGGAGCTAAAAGACTGTTATTTGGATCTGACTGGCCGGTATGTTTGGTTGCAGGCAATTATAAGAAGGTAAAAGATTTGGTTACTAACTTTATAGGAACACTATCAGAAAATGAACAAGCGGACATTATGGGGAATAACGCGGTAGAGTTTTATAGCTTGTAA
- a CDS encoding tetratricopeptide repeat protein — protein MSRIPFLVVLLFFFLMSSCGDKKKEYRDVSNKEKQELLLSTKIIPDNHFLGSESCMECHRDQFKDWKGSDHDRAMELPTQETVLAKFEGETFKSQGVTSTFFTKDDDFYVNTEGPDGLNHDYKIEYTFGVKPLQQYLVKFPDGRYQALRTAWDTEKKVWYDLYPDFKVVHSEWLHWSRGGLNWNNMCADCHSTNVRENYDETTKHYNTEYSIINVSCEACHGPGKEHVTKVKDLGEAYKASDSKLQMTSNISSQQMVDQCARCHMRREQFSENFNYEGTLLDHYFPQLLESPIYHADGQILDENYVYGSFIQSKMYHNGVSCKDCHNSHSLKLKFDGNKLCMQCHEPEKYDVDSHHKHKELEDASQCINCHMTGKTYMGIDYRRDHSFRIPRPDQSIKYDTPNACVQCHTDKTNEWAWEGFKKLYGEPDSIHFSDELAPGIAGEPNAHEGLFELVQNKKRPDIARASAVMALQNYNLQNRINEFMTFLSDESPLVRGATIDVLSQSNTTDFMSYLLPLLKDSKRTVRVKAFFALGDVPEANIPENYKTDYKNVAKEFDSYLKINADFSGGQAKKASYYQKKGDLQQAKSAYEKALNIDGNNNIVRSNLANIYYNLGETDKAEKAFREVIKQEPEFGLTYYSLGLLLAELNRINDAIVEMEKAYQLLPDNVRIIYNLSLMYSKANNSKAAERTLMEGIKIYPNNEDLLYALAFQYVNEKQEQKAIKIINRLLQINPNNTNYQNLLKNVSAS, from the coding sequence ATGTCAAGAATTCCTTTTTTAGTTGTACTGTTATTTTTCTTTTTAATGAGTTCTTGTGGGGATAAAAAAAAGGAATATCGCGATGTATCCAATAAAGAAAAACAAGAGTTACTATTATCGACAAAAATTATTCCTGACAATCATTTTTTAGGAAGTGAATCCTGTATGGAATGTCATAGAGATCAGTTTAAAGACTGGAAAGGTTCTGATCATGACAGGGCAATGGAACTCCCAACACAAGAAACTGTATTGGCTAAATTTGAAGGAGAAACTTTTAAAAGTCAAGGAGTAACCTCAACTTTCTTTACAAAAGATGATGATTTTTATGTTAATACCGAAGGGCCTGATGGATTAAATCATGATTATAAAATAGAATATACATTTGGTGTAAAACCTTTGCAACAATATTTGGTAAAATTTCCAGATGGCAGGTACCAAGCTTTACGAACGGCTTGGGATACAGAAAAAAAAGTATGGTACGATCTTTATCCTGATTTTAAAGTGGTTCACTCTGAGTGGTTACATTGGTCCAGAGGTGGACTGAACTGGAACAATATGTGTGCCGATTGCCATTCTACCAATGTCCGTGAAAATTATGATGAAACCACAAAACACTATAACACGGAATATTCCATCATTAATGTAAGCTGTGAAGCATGTCACGGTCCTGGAAAAGAACATGTTACTAAAGTTAAAGATTTAGGAGAGGCTTATAAAGCGAGTGATAGCAAGCTACAAATGACCTCAAATATTTCTTCACAACAAATGGTAGATCAATGTGCTAGATGTCATATGCGACGTGAGCAGTTTTCAGAAAATTTTAATTACGAAGGGACATTATTAGATCATTACTTTCCACAATTATTAGAATCTCCTATCTATCATGCTGATGGTCAAATTTTAGATGAAAATTATGTATATGGTTCTTTTATTCAAAGTAAGATGTATCATAATGGTGTTTCGTGCAAAGATTGTCATAATTCACATTCCTTAAAACTGAAATTTGATGGCAACAAGCTCTGTATGCAATGCCATGAACCTGAAAAATACGATGTAGATTCACATCATAAACATAAAGAGCTGGAAGACGCTTCACAATGTATCAATTGCCACATGACGGGCAAAACTTATATGGGAATTGATTATAGACGCGACCATAGTTTTAGAATACCTAGACCAGACCAAAGTATAAAGTACGATACACCCAATGCCTGTGTGCAATGCCATACAGACAAAACCAATGAATGGGCATGGGAAGGGTTTAAAAAACTGTATGGAGAACCAGATAGCATTCACTTTTCAGATGAACTCGCACCGGGCATTGCTGGTGAACCCAACGCACATGAGGGTTTATTTGAACTCGTTCAAAATAAAAAACGACCAGATATTGCAAGAGCTTCAGCTGTTATGGCGTTGCAAAATTATAATTTGCAAAACCGTATTAATGAATTTATGACATTTTTAAGTGATGAATCACCATTAGTTCGCGGGGCAACGATAGATGTGTTGAGCCAGTCCAATACTACAGATTTCATGTCCTATTTATTACCGCTATTAAAAGACAGCAAAAGAACCGTTAGGGTAAAAGCATTTTTTGCATTGGGAGATGTGCCTGAAGCAAACATTCCCGAAAATTACAAAACTGACTATAAAAATGTGGCCAAAGAGTTTGATAGTTATTTAAAAATAAATGCTGATTTTAGTGGTGGCCAAGCAAAAAAAGCCTCATACTATCAAAAAAAGGGCGACTTGCAACAGGCCAAATCCGCTTATGAAAAAGCATTGAATATTGATGGCAACAACAATATAGTTCGCAGTAATTTAGCCAATATTTATTACAATTTAGGTGAAACTGATAAAGCGGAAAAAGCTTTCAGGGAAGTGATTAAACAAGAACCTGAATTTGGACTTACTTATTATTCCCTAGGTCTATTGTTGGCTGAATTAAACAGAATAAATGATGCTATTGTTGAAATGGAAAAAGCTTATCAATTACTACCAGATAATGTAAGAATTATCTATAATTTAAGTTTAATGTACAGCAAGGCTAATAATAGTAAAGCAGCAGAAAGAACATTGATGGAAGGCATTAAAATCTACCCAAACAATGAAGATTTACTTTATGCATTGGCTTTTCAGTATGTTAATGAGAAACAAGAACAAAAGGCAATTAAAATCATTAACAGGTTACTTCAAATAAATCCAAATAATACTAATTATCAGAATTTGCTAAAAAATGTAAGTGCTAGCTAA
- a CDS encoding aldose epimerase family protein yields the protein MTEQPQVIIIKNGNGLEAQISNLGASILSLLVPDKNKKLVNVVVGLALPEDYYAEKYLNDCKYLGASIGRWAGRISGGKFKIDDTIYELYNENGVHLHGGKEGFDKKYWNVDEVSESSVTLSYLSKNLEEGYPGNLQTTVTYTLTENNELKIVYEATTDKTTPVNLTNHAYFNLDGNGSVLDHELELKSDWIIELDEQLLVTGKLLKTKGTPYDFKSKSKIGKTDFNGMDDIFVLNSNDDSYKVSLSSSKTGIEMKVFTNQPALVIYTPPKLPKLSYKGGVEYSDYSTICFETESYPDAVNQPSFPSALLNPGETYLNETVFKFNVTN from the coding sequence ATGACTGAGCAGCCACAAGTAATAATCATAAAAAACGGTAATGGATTAGAAGCTCAAATTTCGAATTTAGGAGCAAGTATATTGAGTTTACTCGTTCCAGATAAAAATAAAAAACTAGTCAATGTGGTTGTGGGCTTAGCATTACCTGAAGATTATTATGCTGAAAAATATTTAAACGATTGCAAATATTTAGGTGCTTCGATAGGCAGATGGGCGGGTAGAATTTCAGGAGGAAAATTTAAGATAGACGATACTATTTATGAACTATATAATGAAAACGGTGTGCATTTACATGGAGGGAAAGAAGGTTTTGATAAAAAATATTGGAATGTTGATGAAGTTAGTGAATCTTCAGTAACGCTATCTTATTTAAGTAAAAATTTGGAGGAAGGTTATCCAGGAAATTTGCAAACAACAGTTACTTATACACTTACAGAAAATAATGAATTGAAAATAGTATATGAAGCAACAACGGACAAGACGACGCCTGTAAATTTAACCAATCACGCTTATTTTAATTTGGATGGAAATGGCTCCGTTTTAGATCATGAATTGGAGCTAAAAAGTGATTGGATTATAGAGTTAGATGAACAATTATTAGTTACAGGAAAATTATTGAAAACCAAGGGTACACCTTACGATTTCAAATCAAAATCGAAAATAGGTAAAACAGACTTTAACGGCATGGATGATATTTTTGTACTTAATTCGAATGATGATTCATATAAGGTTTCCTTATCATCCTCAAAAACAGGAATTGAAATGAAAGTATTTACTAACCAACCAGCATTAGTGATTTACACACCACCGAAATTACCTAAATTATCATATAAAGGAGGTGTAGAATATTCCGACTATTCAACTATTTGCTTTGAGACTGAGAGCTATCCCGATGCGGTAAATCAACCGAGTTTTCCATCTGCGTTGCTTAACCCTGGAGAAACTTATTTAAATGAAACCGTTTTTAAATTTAACGTTACCAATTAA
- a CDS encoding protein-disulfide reductase DsbD family protein, which produces MSKFLTTFLLLFFAITSIYSQLVDPVKWETSVEKTSETEYTLVATASIEEGWHLYSQDVPEGGPIATTFTFYTNDNFELVGNTSEDEGHTEDDAVFNMKIKYFDTKAEFKQRIKIINKELSVVKGEVEFMACNDVQCTAPLLEEFNFIIKGSGGSKADATSDVDKLEQTSNDIDSKKDSQKGLWTIFFIAFISGFAALLTPCVFPMIPMTVSFFTKQSKTRAAGIRNAIIYGISIIVIYVLLGTAVTAIFGADSLNALATNVWFNIIFFLLLIVFAVSFLGAFEITLPSSWGTKIDNQADKGGLIGIFFMALALAIVSFSCTGPIVGTLLVEAASKGGIAPVIGMLGFSLAIALPFALFAAFPGWLNSLPKSGGWLNTVKVVLGFLELAFAFKFLSQADLVLQLHWLEREVFIAIWIAIFGTMALYLFGKIKLPHDSPLSHISVGRLSLGLLTLAFTIYMIPGLWGAPLNLISAFPPPLDYSESPYGVGYSKLGSGSSTSHDDLPDGAHLLAPHDILAFNDYDLGLAYAKKVNKPVMLDFTGWACVNCRKMEQNVWPKPEILSILKNEVVLISLYVDDKRPLPEGEEVDSKLRPGKKLKYIGQKWSEFQTIRYKANTQPFYVLMDHDETNLNTPVAYTPNADEYLAWLKDGIGKFKKE; this is translated from the coding sequence ATGTCAAAGTTCCTTACTACATTCCTTTTATTGTTCTTCGCTATAACATCCATCTATTCACAATTGGTAGATCCTGTTAAATGGGAAACAAGTGTTGAAAAAACATCAGAAACAGAATATACCTTGGTTGCAACCGCATCAATTGAAGAAGGTTGGCATTTATACTCGCAAGATGTACCAGAAGGTGGCCCAATAGCTACAACCTTTACATTTTATACTAATGATAATTTTGAGCTCGTAGGCAATACCTCAGAAGATGAAGGACATACTGAAGACGATGCTGTTTTTAATATGAAAATAAAATATTTTGATACTAAAGCCGAGTTTAAGCAACGTATCAAAATAATAAATAAAGAATTATCAGTTGTAAAAGGTGAAGTTGAATTTATGGCCTGTAATGATGTACAATGTACTGCACCCTTGCTTGAAGAATTTAATTTTATAATCAAAGGAAGTGGAGGAAGCAAAGCTGATGCTACTTCGGATGTTGACAAATTAGAACAAACTTCAAATGATATAGATTCAAAAAAAGATTCACAAAAAGGATTGTGGACTATCTTTTTTATAGCGTTTATATCTGGTTTTGCAGCGTTGTTAACCCCTTGTGTATTTCCTATGATACCTATGACGGTCAGTTTTTTTACCAAACAAAGTAAAACCAGAGCAGCGGGCATCAGAAATGCGATTATTTATGGAATTTCAATCATTGTAATCTATGTTTTATTAGGTACGGCGGTTACTGCCATTTTTGGTGCAGACTCGTTAAATGCCTTGGCTACCAACGTATGGTTTAACATCATTTTCTTTTTACTGTTAATTGTTTTTGCAGTTTCTTTTTTAGGAGCTTTTGAAATTACATTACCAAGTTCATGGGGAACTAAAATTGATAATCAAGCAGATAAAGGAGGTTTGATTGGCATCTTTTTTATGGCATTAGCATTGGCAATAGTATCATTCTCATGTACTGGACCAATAGTAGGAACATTATTGGTAGAAGCGGCATCAAAAGGAGGAATTGCACCTGTAATTGGTATGTTAGGCTTCTCTTTAGCCATTGCACTACCTTTTGCTTTATTTGCAGCCTTTCCAGGATGGTTAAATTCACTGCCTAAATCTGGTGGGTGGCTAAATACTGTTAAGGTGGTTTTAGGGTTTTTAGAATTAGCTTTTGCATTTAAATTCTTATCGCAAGCGGATTTGGTGCTTCAATTGCATTGGTTGGAACGTGAAGTATTTATTGCCATTTGGATTGCTATATTCGGTACCATGGCACTCTACTTATTTGGAAAAATAAAATTACCACATGATTCGCCACTATCTCATATTTCGGTAGGAAGGCTTAGTTTAGGATTATTAACCTTAGCTTTTACTATATACATGATTCCCGGATTGTGGGGAGCACCGTTGAATTTAATTTCAGCCTTCCCTCCTCCTCTCGATTACAGTGAATCTCCTTATGGAGTAGGTTATTCAAAATTAGGAAGTGGAAGTAGCACTAGTCATGATGATTTACCAGATGGAGCTCACTTATTAGCTCCTCATGATATTTTAGCGTTTAATGATTACGACTTAGGCTTGGCCTATGCCAAAAAAGTAAATAAGCCTGTTATGCTGGATTTTACAGGTTGGGCCTGTGTAAATTGCAGAAAAATGGAACAGAACGTATGGCCAAAACCTGAAATTTTAAGTATTCTAAAAAATGAAGTGGTATTAATTTCTTTATACGTTGATGATAAACGCCCTTTACCAGAAGGTGAAGAAGTAGACTCAAAATTAAGACCAGGAAAAAAATTAAAATATATTGGCCAAAAATGGAGCGAGTTTCAAACTATCCGCTATAAAGCGAATACACAACCCTTTTATGTTTTAATGGATCATGATGAGACTAACTTAAATACTCCAGTAGCTTACACTCCAAATGCTGATGAATATTTGGCGTGGTTAAAAGATGGTATTGGGAAGTTTAAAAAAGAATAA
- a CDS encoding protein-disulfide reductase DsbD domain-containing protein, whose amino-acid sequence MKNIYILILIATLSATVAQAQILKPIKWDASVKKISDSDYELIATATIDSGWHLYSQAVPEDGPIPTTFTFKGDANYVKKGNTKEEKGKTVHDSVFDMEIKFFENKAIFKQRIKVLKPIKAITGEVEFMVCDDTQCLPPTTVDLEFNLN is encoded by the coding sequence ATGAAAAACATATACATACTAATATTGATTGCTACCCTATCGGCAACAGTAGCACAAGCACAAATTTTAAAACCCATTAAATGGGACGCCTCGGTTAAAAAAATATCGGATAGCGACTATGAGCTAATAGCTACAGCAACGATTGATTCTGGTTGGCATTTATATTCTCAAGCCGTTCCAGAAGATGGACCAATTCCTACTACTTTTACTTTTAAAGGTGATGCCAATTATGTTAAAAAGGGCAATACTAAAGAAGAAAAAGGTAAAACCGTACACGATTCTGTTTTTGATATGGAAATAAAATTCTTTGAAAATAAAGCCATTTTTAAACAACGAATTAAAGTGTTAAAACCAATTAAAGCAATTACTGGAGAGGTAGAGTTTATGGTTTGTGATGATACCCAGTGTTTACCACCAACAACTGTTGATTTAGAGTTTAATTTGAATTAA
- a CDS encoding helix-turn-helix and ligand-binding sensor domain-containing protein: protein MKKILYIFSAFFIFFSLTANAQFSPYFKNYSIADYNAGNQNWGLSKTDSSQLFVANNKGLLTFDGIKWKLTEMPNKTTVRSVLYKDEKIYVGSYEEFGYWQKDNKGILKYTSLSSLIKGQSFHDEEFWQIIEWDNAIIFRSFFNIYIYEDGKIDIIHPPSTTISCHLVNNQFYVATLKDGIFKLEDRKLLPFIFDNVLNEKKVNFIIPYQNNKLLIGTALHGCFVYEKGKLTPWQTPINTTLKEYQLNSFSENDSYFIFGTIQNGVYLTDRTGQIKFQVNKENGLLNNTVLGQIVTNDGKLWLGLNSGIVKVDLSSNLVFYNDSSGKLGAVYDIINYNNTTYVGSNTGLYYLDKKNKLQFIPNSQGQVWDLKEIEGQLFCGHNNGTYLVENKKLKLISTQAGGWVIKKVPEHQNTYVQGTYVGLVSYKKMDNHWQIKHLGETTNPFRFLVFEDESTAWAAHAYKGLYRIKFDDTYDNILSIQNYNNKGLSSEYNVRVYKIKNDICFKTNEGWQKYEALKDSIIESPMLNNEFGNDTYIISEENENVLSLKKENAIELRSFDSKSYQMIVTDKYFKNRLVIGYENISNFKDNQLALSLNDGFLIADKSKKTANEIPLKPIIDNFSVNSKTLTLNGFNKEDFTYKSNISIDLTVPGTSNHFYEYAIDTIEPIKWNKIEKERLELSNLTEGLYTIYFRSNNNFKIPSEVTSVYFNVNPPWYRAKTGLLLYVLLGLMIAAVFYLLHKRKIAKEQRLLQLDLEEKQAIILKEKSIENEKQLISIRNDALKNEIKLKSKQLANNAMSLVKKNETLTSLKREFVLNRNSFDSHLYQKLLKKIDGSLGQKDEWKIFEYNFNQVHEDFFKELKKEFPKLTHKDLKLCAYIKMNILTKEIAPLMNISERGVETHRYRLKKKLDLDKEDLQTFLKNY, encoded by the coding sequence ATGAAAAAAATACTATACATATTTTCTGCTTTTTTTATTTTTTTCAGTCTAACTGCTAATGCTCAGTTCAGCCCCTATTTTAAAAACTATTCTATTGCTGATTATAATGCGGGAAATCAAAATTGGGGACTTTCAAAAACGGATAGCAGTCAGTTGTTCGTTGCCAACAATAAAGGCTTATTAACTTTTGATGGAATTAAATGGAAGCTGACAGAAATGCCCAACAAGACAACGGTGCGTTCAGTTTTATATAAAGATGAGAAAATATATGTCGGTTCTTATGAAGAGTTTGGGTATTGGCAAAAAGATAATAAAGGTATTTTAAAATATACTTCTTTAAGTAGTTTAATTAAAGGTCAATCTTTTCATGATGAAGAGTTTTGGCAAATTATTGAATGGGATAATGCCATTATTTTTCGTTCATTTTTTAATATTTATATCTATGAAGATGGTAAAATAGATATTATTCATCCACCTTCAACTACTATTTCTTGTCACTTGGTTAACAATCAATTTTATGTTGCAACGCTAAAAGATGGAATTTTTAAGTTAGAAGATCGGAAACTTTTACCTTTCATTTTCGATAATGTATTGAATGAGAAAAAGGTAAACTTTATAATACCATATCAAAATAATAAATTACTAATAGGTACTGCCTTACATGGTTGTTTTGTTTATGAAAAAGGGAAGTTGACCCCTTGGCAAACTCCAATAAATACAACATTAAAAGAATATCAATTAAATAGTTTCTCAGAAAATGATAGTTATTTCATTTTTGGAACGATCCAAAATGGTGTTTATTTAACCGATAGGACTGGGCAAATAAAATTTCAAGTAAATAAGGAAAACGGTTTGCTCAACAATACTGTACTAGGTCAAATTGTAACAAATGATGGTAAATTATGGTTAGGCTTAAATAGTGGGATTGTTAAAGTTGATCTAAGCTCTAATCTTGTTTTTTATAATGATAGTTCTGGAAAACTGGGTGCGGTTTATGACATAATTAATTATAATAACACAACTTATGTTGGCAGCAATACTGGCCTTTATTATTTAGATAAAAAAAATAAGTTACAATTTATACCAAACTCACAAGGGCAAGTTTGGGATTTAAAAGAAATTGAAGGGCAATTATTCTGTGGTCATAATAATGGTACATATCTGGTTGAGAACAAAAAATTGAAATTAATTTCTACCCAAGCTGGAGGCTGGGTTATAAAAAAAGTTCCTGAACACCAAAATACTTATGTGCAAGGCACTTATGTAGGATTAGTATCTTATAAAAAAATGGACAATCATTGGCAGATAAAGCATTTAGGTGAAACTACAAACCCTTTCCGTTTTTTAGTATTTGAAGATGAGTCAACTGCTTGGGCTGCACATGCATACAAAGGATTATATAGAATTAAATTTGACGATACTTATGATAATATTCTAAGTATTCAAAATTATAACAATAAAGGATTAAGTTCTGAATACAACGTTCGTGTATATAAAATTAAAAATGATATTTGTTTCAAAACAAATGAAGGTTGGCAAAAATATGAGGCTTTAAAAGATAGCATAATAGAATCACCAATGTTAAATAATGAGTTTGGTAATGACACTTATATTATTTCAGAAGAAAATGAGAATGTACTTAGTTTGAAAAAAGAAAACGCTATTGAATTAAGATCTTTTGACAGTAAAAGTTATCAAATGATTGTCACAGATAAATATTTTAAAAATAGATTGGTTATTGGCTATGAGAACATTTCAAATTTTAAAGACAACCAATTAGCATTAAGTCTAAATGATGGCTTTCTCATTGCCGATAAATCTAAAAAAACTGCAAATGAAATACCGCTAAAGCCAATTATAGATAATTTTAGTGTAAATAGTAAAACATTAACATTAAATGGTTTTAATAAAGAAGATTTTACTTATAAAAGCAATATTTCAATTGATTTAACCGTACCAGGTACATCCAATCACTTTTATGAATACGCTATTGATACCATTGAACCAATCAAGTGGAATAAGATTGAAAAAGAAAGGTTAGAGTTGAGCAATTTAACAGAGGGTCTTTACACTATTTATTTCAGATCAAATAATAACTTCAAAATACCTTCGGAGGTTACTAGCGTATATTTTAATGTTAATCCACCATGGTATCGAGCAAAAACGGGCTTGTTATTATATGTGTTATTAGGACTAATGATTGCGGCTGTTTTTTATTTACTTCATAAAAGGAAAATAGCTAAAGAACAACGGCTGTTACAACTTGATTTAGAAGAAAAGCAAGCTATAATACTTAAAGAAAAATCAATAGAAAATGAAAAGCAATTGATTTCAATTAGGAACGATGCTTTAAAAAACGAAATTAAGTTAAAAAGCAAGCAATTGGCAAATAATGCTATGTCTCTAGTTAAGAAAAATGAAACCTTAACCAGTTTAAAAAGAGAGTTTGTTTTAAATAGAAATAGTTTTGACTCACATCTTTATCAAAAATTGTTAAAAAAGATTGACGGGTCTTTAGGGCAAAAGGACGAATGGAAAATTTTTGAGTATAATTTTAATCAAGTTCATGAAGATTTTTTTAAGGAATTAAAAAAGGAATTTCCAAAATTGACTCACAAAGACTTAAAATTGTGTGCATACATAAAAATGAATATACTTACAAAAGAAATAGCACCACTAATGAACATTTCAGAAAGGGGAGTGGAAACACATCGTTATCGCCTAAAAAAGAAATTAGATTTAGATAAAGAAGATTTACAAACATTTTTAAAAAACTACTAA